The Allorhodopirellula heiligendammensis genome includes a window with the following:
- a CDS encoding phage portal protein gives MSAAKPIDSLSWSIDVSQHGAVPRQSKYTAPAVVERSLDGSGSAVAPLPAGANIIQRRWDGARTDRLNADHWADALGHPIDSELAFDLPTLRARSAHEYHNNPDVEGIVETHSTDIVGPEGPSLEVISDDASYNKRLESRWNEWTEICDHNGEMHLDEILRLWVRSIWHSGGWFGQETNDETGSSFPAMLRLHDVHITRLETPWHMHSDRRVSFGVRRTRSGRPLEYYVRQPDYLGPYQYDTGEFETLPPDRVFHEFIRSESGQNVGYPLLASALPVIAQLRDYDQSVLDAAQLAADKSGWFVNLNPDGEKFEPEDAASMEVAFKRQVSRAAPPGWDYRNADATHPTSNYVEHRRERLAQLGRAAAIPLMLIRLDSSDHGYASARFDHQAYCWHIKSWQKWLRKKVLNRLVKALARELSLAGDLRRPRGEVKFLWNWTPPPQGDPVKERSAERMGLQNRTLTFAAACRAQNLQEEDVIASWKRTLDRFIEAGFTRDEAMAFMQSGPGKSAAPGGGKSGPGARVPNDARPGNNPANRPQSEKSKR, from the coding sequence GTGTCCGCGGCTAAACCAATCGATTCGCTGTCCTGGTCGATCGACGTCTCTCAGCACGGCGCAGTGCCGAGGCAATCCAAGTACACGGCCCCGGCGGTAGTCGAGCGTTCCCTAGACGGCTCGGGTAGCGCGGTCGCTCCCCTACCCGCCGGGGCCAATATTATTCAACGTCGTTGGGACGGCGCCCGGACCGATCGACTCAACGCCGATCACTGGGCCGATGCACTCGGCCACCCGATCGACAGCGAGCTCGCGTTTGATCTGCCTACGCTCCGGGCTCGGTCCGCTCACGAGTACCACAACAACCCCGACGTCGAAGGTATCGTCGAAACCCACTCCACCGACATCGTCGGCCCGGAAGGCCCGAGCCTCGAGGTAATCAGCGACGACGCGTCCTACAACAAGCGGCTCGAATCACGTTGGAATGAGTGGACGGAGATCTGCGACCACAACGGCGAAATGCACCTCGACGAGATCCTGCGGTTGTGGGTTCGCTCGATCTGGCATTCGGGAGGTTGGTTCGGTCAAGAAACCAACGACGAAACCGGATCCTCATTCCCCGCGATGTTGCGGTTGCACGACGTACACATCACGCGTCTCGAAACGCCCTGGCACATGCACTCCGACCGCCGCGTCTCGTTCGGCGTCCGTCGGACTCGCTCCGGCCGCCCACTCGAGTACTACGTTCGCCAGCCGGATTATCTCGGTCCCTACCAGTACGACACCGGTGAATTTGAAACGCTGCCACCGGACCGAGTATTTCACGAATTCATCCGCAGCGAATCCGGCCAGAACGTGGGTTATCCGTTGCTAGCGTCCGCGCTGCCGGTCATCGCCCAGCTCCGCGACTACGATCAGTCTGTGCTCGACGCAGCACAGCTCGCCGCAGATAAGTCCGGCTGGTTCGTCAACTTGAATCCGGACGGCGAAAAGTTCGAGCCTGAAGACGCTGCGTCGATGGAAGTCGCGTTCAAGCGTCAAGTCAGCCGCGCAGCACCTCCGGGTTGGGACTATCGCAACGCCGATGCCACGCATCCGACGAGCAACTACGTCGAGCATCGTCGCGAGCGTCTGGCCCAGCTCGGTCGCGCCGCCGCGATTCCGCTGATGCTGATCCGTCTCGATTCATCCGACCACGGCTACGCGTCCGCTCGCTTCGATCATCAAGCCTACTGCTGGCACATCAAGAGCTGGCAAAAGTGGCTGCGTAAGAAAGTGCTCAACCGTTTGGTGAAAGCACTCGCCCGCGAGCTCTCTCTCGCCGGCGATCTTCGACGCCCCCGCGGTGAAGTCAAATTCCTATGGAACTGGACACCGCCACCGCAAGGCGACCCGGTCAAGGAACGATCGGCCGAGCGGATGGGACTGCAAAACCGAACGCTCACTTTCGCCGCTGCCTGCCGCGCTCAGAACCTCCAGGAAGAGGACGTGATCGCGTCCTGGAAACGCACGCTCGACCGCTTCATTGAGGCTGGGTTCACGCGTGACGAGGCGATGGCGTTCATGCAATCCGGACCCGGCAAATCGGCTGCGCCCGGAGGCGGCAAGTCTGGCCCCGGTGCACGCGTCCCCAACGATGCACGGCCCGGCAACAACCCCGCTAATCGCCCCCAGTCGGAGAAATCCAAACGATGA
- a CDS encoding DNA N-6-adenine-methyltransferase, whose amino-acid sequence MTKPKAPKTHTSIPATTEAPNPKDECYTPAWVFDDLQLQFSIDVCAPAGGSPHVTADQYFAFADDGLTADWGTGPVWMNPPYSKPRPWVEKFTEHRNGIALVPFSKGKWFEELWDTDAVMVCCPTNIKFIKDGKPHGIFMPTVFAAFGQECVDALYRLPGRARE is encoded by the coding sequence ATGACGAAACCGAAAGCCCCCAAGACTCACACCTCGATTCCAGCAACAACTGAAGCCCCCAACCCAAAGGACGAATGCTACACGCCCGCATGGGTGTTCGATGACTTGCAACTGCAGTTCTCAATTGACGTTTGCGCACCTGCTGGTGGCTCGCCTCATGTTACGGCCGACCAATATTTTGCATTCGCCGACGACGGTCTCACAGCCGACTGGGGCACCGGGCCGGTCTGGATGAATCCACCGTACAGCAAGCCTAGGCCATGGGTTGAAAAGTTCACGGAACATCGAAACGGCATCGCGTTGGTTCCGTTTTCCAAAGGCAAATGGTTCGAAGAATTATGGGACACCGACGCGGTCATGGTCTGCTGTCCCACCAACATCAAGTTCATTAAAGACGGCAAGCCACACGGGATATTCATGCCGACCGTCTTCGCGGCATTTGGCCAGGAGTGTGTCGACGCACTTTATCGTTTGCCTGGCCGCGCCCGCGAGTAG